The DNA region CATCCGCGTCTTTTTAATGACGTTGACGGCAGATACCCGCGTTTTGCCGGCGATTATCAAATGGAACAATTATCAAACGGCAATTATTATGATGATTTTTCGATGTGGGATATTTACCGGGCACAGTTGCCGTTGTTTGAGATCCTGAACCCAACTTTGATCAATAACTTGGCAAAATCACTGATCCTGAAAGGTAAACAGGGCGGGTGGATGCCTGTTTTCCCCTGCTGGAATAGCTATACATCCGAAATGATCGGCGATCATACGGCTTCTGTAATCAGTTCGGCATATTTAAAGGGGATCACTGATCTTGACGCTGAAGAAGCTTACCAAATTTTAAGGCATAACGCTTTTGAATTACCTGCCAATAGCGCCGACTATGTAGAAGGCAAAGGCCGCAGGGCATTGGATAGCTATTTGAAATATCAATACATCCCGTTAGAAGATAGCGTACGTGATGCCTTTCATAAAATGGAACAGGTGAGCCGTACAATGGAGTATGCTTATGATGATTACGCGCTGGCGCAATTTGCAAAAGCTTTAAAAAAACCTGCCGACTATACCTCGCTCACCAAACGGGCAAAATATTATGCCAATGTATTTGATGCTGCAAGTGGCTTTGTCCGCGGCAAGCATGCTGATGGTACATGGGTATCTCCCTTTGATCCTGATAAAAAGGCGACTTATATTACAGAAGGTACCGCACGTCAATACACCTTTTATGTACCGCAGGATGTGCCTGGTTTGTCAAAGTTGATGGGTGGGACGAAGAAACTGGAACAGTCGTTAGATAGCCTGTTTGGAAAAGGCGAGTATTGGCACGGGAATGAGCCTGGGCACCAGATTCCTTTTATGTATAATTATACACCATCGCCATGGAAAACGCAAGCCGCTGTACGCAAGATCCTGGCGACAGAATACAGTGATGGTCCGGGTGGTTTGGGAGGAAATGATGATGCCGGCCAAATGTCGGCCTGGTATCTGTTCGCTGCTATGGGTTTTTACCCGGTAAACCCGGTTTCCGGCGAGTACCTGTTGTGTTCACCTTTATTTGATAAAATTGCTATCACGCTTCAAAATGGCAAAAAGTTCGAGATCATCTGTCATAAACCGGCCCCCAAATCAATGTATATCCGATCGGTGAAATTGAATGGCAAAATAATGCCTAATAATTTTATCCGTTACAACGATATCAGGAACGGCGGTAAGCTCGACATATATCTGAACGATCAACCGGGAAATAACTGGGCAGTTAAACCAATAAATCAACCTAAGGGGATGTAATATCTTCGTCTTCCTGAGTGTCTAAATCCGGTACCGCTGAAGGTGAAATGACGTCAAGCAGAGAGAGCCTGTCACCCAGGGTGCAATGTCATTAAGTTAAGGAAAATCCCCCAGAGGGGGAACAGGTTTGTAGCAAAATATTATACCGATAACAACCGTGCCAGAGGTACGGAACACCGGAGTTGTGTACCGCTGGCACACCAAAAATCTATTCAAAATGGTTTCTACAAACCTTTTGCACCTCTGGTGCAGCATGTCAATCTCTTAACTTAATGACATTGCACCCTGAGCCTGTCGAAGGGTCGCGTGCGGAGGCCTTGCCCACCATGCTTCGACTGGCTGCCATTGACACATTGTTTAGGTATTGATTTCTCGCAAAGGCGCTAAGTCGCAAAGGTTTTTCTTAGCGTCTTCGCGGCTTTGCGAGCATATATTAATCGCAGACTTTCAATCAGCTCAGTTGTCATCTACAATGCGATCATTTGTGCGCAAATAAAAATTACTCAGCATGACAACCGTTTTTTGATTATGTCGTGGGTAATAACTAACCAATCCTCAATGACGATTTTCTTATTTGTTTTTAGCTTCTTTTAGAAGGAGGCTCCTTATTCCCTGTAAAAATCAGATGACTTAGGTGTATTTTATCCGGAAATATGTAAATTGTCATAAACCAAAAAACATACCTATGAATTCTCGTCGTGATTTTTTACAAAAGTTGGGCTTATCGGCCCTGGCCCTGCAACTTGTACCATACTCGGGATGGGCAGCAGGAACAGACCAAACTGAACAGGTTTATGACGGCCCGGTATTGCGCGTGGCTATTATGGGACTTGGAGGCTATGGAACCATAGTTGCAGAAGCTATGCGGAAATGTACCAAAGCTAAACTGGTTGGGGTAATTAGCGGAACCCCATCAAAAGTTAAAGCATGGCAAAGCAAATATGGCATCCCCGAAAAAAATTGCTACAACTACGAGAACTTCGATAATATTAAAAATAACCCCGATATCGACGCGGTATATGTTATTACACCCAACGGCTTTCACCGCGATTTTGTGATCAGGGTAGCTGCAGCCGGTAAACACGCTATATGCGAAAAGCCAATGGCCGTGAATGCCAAAGAGGGGCAGGAGATGGTTGATGCCTGTAAAAAGGCCAATGTAAAATTGTTGGTTGGCTACCGGATGCATTTTGAACCAAAAACACTTGAAGTGATCAGGATGAGGCAAAACGGTGAGTTTGGGAAGGTCAGGTTTTTTCAGGGGCAATGCGGGTTTACCATCGGCGATCCCACACAATGGCGGTTGAATAAAAAGCTTGCCGGTGGCGGCTCTATGATGGATATTGGGATCTATGCCATCAACGGATCGCGCTATATGACCGGTGAAGAACCGATATGGGTTACCGCCCAGGAAACTAAAACCGATACGGTGAAATTTAAAGAAGGGGTTGATGAAACCATCCAGTTCCAGTTCGGCT from Mucilaginibacter sp. SJ includes:
- a CDS encoding GH92 family glycosyl hydrolase: MKFISKIANRFIYIIFLLFPWPVFAQNLVKYVQPMAGTAIATTASALKHGQAADTRFANTIPAVTSPFAMTQWTPETESGETKCVPPYYYKDSLFNGLRGSHWLSGSCTQDYGSFTIMPITGKLKTADYSAAFKHTDELSSPHVYSINLNQYKVSASVTSTERCGMMQFTMQQADSLYLLIKANSDYHEGFVKVDQQKGEISGYNPAHRIYQGWGKSAGFSGFFVIRFERSLGKTGTFAGDKIFIADSIKNDAGTGVYAGFKLNKGEKLTIRIGTSFTSLEGARKNLQAEMPGFDFDRVVKSSRVKWEKALGQINISTNNERDKRIFYTSFYHAMQHPRLFNDVDGRYPRFAGDYQMEQLSNGNYYDDFSMWDIYRAQLPLFEILNPTLINNLAKSLILKGKQGGWMPVFPCWNSYTSEMIGDHTASVISSAYLKGITDLDAEEAYQILRHNAFELPANSADYVEGKGRRALDSYLKYQYIPLEDSVRDAFHKMEQVSRTMEYAYDDYALAQFAKALKKPADYTSLTKRAKYYANVFDAASGFVRGKHADGTWVSPFDPDKKATYITEGTARQYTFYVPQDVPGLSKLMGGTKKLEQSLDSLFGKGEYWHGNEPGHQIPFMYNYTPSPWKTQAAVRKILATEYSDGPGGLGGNDDAGQMSAWYLFAAMGFYPVNPVSGEYLLCSPLFDKIAITLQNGKKFEIICHKPAPKSMYIRSVKLNGKIMPNNFIRYNDIRNGGKLDIYLNDQPGNNWAVKPINQPKGM
- a CDS encoding Gfo/Idh/MocA family protein — its product is MNSRRDFLQKLGLSALALQLVPYSGWAAGTDQTEQVYDGPVLRVAIMGLGGYGTIVAEAMRKCTKAKLVGVISGTPSKVKAWQSKYGIPEKNCYNYENFDNIKNNPDIDAVYVITPNGFHRDFVIRVAAAGKHAICEKPMAVNAKEGQEMVDACKKANVKLLVGYRMHFEPKTLEVIRMRQNGEFGKVRFFQGQCGFTIGDPTQWRLNKKLAGGGSMMDIGIYAINGSRYMTGEEPIWVTAQETKTDTVKFKEGVDETIQFQFGFPSGAVASCLSTYNMNNLDRFFLDGEKGFAEMQPSTGYGPIKGRTHLGELNQPITTHQTVQMDEMCEIIFNNKKPVVPVNGEEGVKDLKIIDAIYLAVKTGKKVEISV